The following are encoded together in the Ferrimicrobium sp. genome:
- the nusB gene encoding transcription antitermination factor NusB produces MTQNRSHADAVEHSRVLREQVISILYESLLRQLSPMAVLGDKARSYPPFVTERIAAIDREQVVIEATITEHLYDWSLSRLNPVDRSILTLGVWELRFKPEIPTSVVIAEALRLGDLLSTEDSPKFLNGVLGAVASQYRPHPPASH; encoded by the coding sequence ATGACCCAAAACCGCTCACACGCCGATGCCGTTGAGCATTCGCGTGTACTCAGAGAACAAGTGATCAGCATCCTCTATGAGTCCTTGCTCCGCCAGCTGTCCCCGATGGCCGTCCTAGGGGACAAGGCCCGCTCCTATCCCCCTTTTGTGACCGAGCGCATTGCGGCTATCGATCGCGAACAGGTCGTCATCGAAGCAACCATCACTGAGCACCTCTATGACTGGAGCCTCAGTCGACTGAACCCTGTCGACCGCTCGATCCTGACCCTTGGGGTCTGGGAATTACGCTTCAAACCCGAGATCCCGACCTCGGTGGTCATCGCAGAGGCGCTGAGACTCGGTGACCTCCTCTCGACTGAGGACTCACCCAAGTTCCTCAATGGCGTTCTTGGAGCGGTCGCTAGCCAGTACCGCCCTCATCCACCAGCATCACACTAA
- the efp gene encoding elongation factor P, which translates to MSVSTTTNDLKNGMTLEISDGLFTVIEFQHVKPGKGGAFVRTKLKNLRTGAVIDRTYRADEKIEQAIIDKREMQYLYNDGVDYIFMDSQTYEQLSVSDAALGTTKNFLVENATATISTYEGAIVGVELPAAVELTITATEPGLQGDRVSGARKPATLETGHVVQVPLFVNQGDRIKVDTRSGEYLTRA; encoded by the coding sequence ATGTCGGTCTCAACCACCACCAACGACTTGAAGAATGGAATGACCCTGGAGATCTCTGACGGTCTGTTTACGGTGATCGAGTTCCAACACGTCAAGCCTGGCAAGGGGGGAGCCTTCGTCCGCACCAAGCTGAAGAATCTCCGCACCGGGGCCGTGATTGATCGCACCTACCGTGCCGACGAGAAGATCGAGCAGGCGATCATCGACAAGCGCGAGATGCAGTACCTTTACAACGATGGGGTCGACTACATCTTCATGGACTCCCAGACCTACGAACAACTCAGCGTTTCAGATGCCGCCCTCGGAACGACCAAGAACTTTCTGGTCGAAAACGCTACCGCAACGATCTCCACCTACGAGGGTGCCATCGTCGGCGTGGAGCTCCCTGCGGCCGTCGAACTCACGATAACAGCGACTGAACCCGGGCTCCAGGGAGACCGAGTCTCTGGCGCTCGCAAGCCAGCGACCTTAGAGACTGGGCACGTAGTGCAGGTTCCGCTCTTCGTAAACCAGGGAGACCGCATCAAAGTTGATACCAGAAGCGGTGAATATCTCACCCGTGCCTAG
- a CDS encoding type II 3-dehydroquinate dehydratase, producing MQSAEARPQSGVAMRVIVLVHGPNLNLLGQRQPEIYGTTTLDELTQLAAQTATDLGYGFVSHQTNSEAELVDVIHGLGVETAALVLNAGAFTHYSWAIADAIAAKRIPTIELHISNPAAREDFRTISVLSAVASGSIAGFGSIGYVLAVQAAALLDQGGDSRHG from the coding sequence ATGCAGTCCGCTGAAGCGCGCCCTCAAAGCGGCGTCGCAATGCGTGTCATTGTGTTGGTGCATGGACCCAACCTCAACTTGCTTGGTCAGCGACAACCCGAGATCTACGGCACCACGACACTCGATGAGCTGACGCAGTTAGCAGCGCAGACGGCCACAGACTTAGGTTATGGGTTTGTCAGTCATCAAACCAACAGCGAGGCAGAGCTCGTTGATGTGATCCATGGGCTTGGTGTTGAAACCGCGGCACTGGTTCTCAATGCGGGCGCCTTCACCCATTACTCCTGGGCGATTGCGGATGCTATCGCTGCGAAGCGTATTCCCACCATCGAGCTGCACATCTCTAACCCGGCGGCTCGGGAGGACTTTCGCACTATCTCTGTGCTCTCGGCGGTCGCGAGTGGATCGATTGCCGGATTTGGCTCGATCGGCTATGTCTTGGCGGTCCAGGCGGCAGCCCTGCTCGATCAAGGAGGCGACAGCCGTCACGGCTGA